From the Xiphophorus hellerii strain 12219 chromosome 20, Xiphophorus_hellerii-4.1, whole genome shotgun sequence genome, the window GCGACATCTCAAATCGCTCCATCCAGGTTTTCATGTTTCCTTAGAGAGGTAGAGTCACCGTGAAGCTGAGGTTTTTGAAAGAGCCGTGGGATGGACGACCACAGCAAATGTCAGTCAGCACTTTGGCGGGCCCTTGATCCAAATGAGTATAAATCCACTGATTCCAGGGATTACTGTTAATCTTTTCTGCTCAAATGCCCCCATCTTACCACCGGCAGGGGGGAAAACAAGCCAGCTCCCTCCTTTACAGTACCCTAATTACCGTATACTGTAGCGTTGACGAGCAGCTGAGGTCCCctctgggtttttttgtctATATGATTCATGGTTGTAGTCTGTGTGGTCATATGTCAGTGGAACATATGATTCCTGAGTCAGGTGCTGCCTGTGTGGTTTCTCGGGAGCTTTGGCAGCGTTTCTGTGAAAATCACTCCCCGGATTTCCTCGGCTTCCACACAACTCGTCTCTTGGCCTGATAGAAATCTGTTGGGACAAAAAGGACTATATTTATCTCTCACTAAACTAGAGCTGGGAAATCAATCAGTAACAATCAATAGATAGTAATACATCTGATAAAAAAAtggaatattcactgaactgcgaccagaaccaaacagcattctgggagatgtaggcagaggataAACTAGCCACTCAACCTCTCAAGGACAGCTAAGTAAGCTCGGttgcatcaactaactcacttgctctttggttacctagagCAAGTGATTAACTTGTGGTAACtaagcaacaacctgctgagtaacggGCAGCAGCCGTTTATTCTTCatagctgcttaaaaataaaaataaaaacagtatggagtgaaaactggataaaacagaaaacgtcACAACACCAGTTTGGCAGCAATTTCgatatttaaaaggaaaaaaaactaaccaaTAATTATCtttatcgactgatatgaaacgtgATAAGGTTTTCAGCCATGTCACCCAGGCCTACACTAACAACTATCTGCACTGATAGATAAGAACCAACCTGTAATATTCGTCTGTTTCCTCTTCAGCGCAGCTTTGTCTCCCTTCGCTGGCGTTTTCTTCAGGTCCTGCAGTTTCCACTTCACTGGCGTCTGAAGGATGTTCTCCTTCTCCACCCTTGCTGGTTTGGTCGGAACAGCCCCTCCTGCCGGCCCCAGGCCCTCCGCCGGCACGCAGGACCGGTAGAGCAGTGGCACCCTGGTTTCTGGGATGCCCTCCCACGTGAAGTCGCTGCTCTCCAGAGGCTTGTACGAGTTGAAGTCAAAGCCCCATCGTTTGGACGCTTCGTCCAGGTCCTTGCGCAGCGCTGCCTGGTACTCCACCTGCAGCTGGTCTCGGTCCACAGGGCCGAACAGGTTCCTGCGGACCCGTCTGTTCCCCCCTAGGGAGCTCAGCATCGGCTTGTGAGGAGCCATGATTCtgcactgaaaataaaacacaacaggtCTCTGGTTAATTTTAAAAGCCACTGTCTCAAAGAAAGTTCCAACTACTTGGATAATTTCTTGAAAAACCTCTTGAAAGATGAACTCATCTTCCATCCGctattttaatgtaaagttgAATCCTTACACGaacaaccaataaaaaaaaatcaagtcagAGTCCACAAACATAAAATGAGAGCCCAGACTCACCATCTTCCTGCCTTGTTTAACACCTCCTGTGTGAAGAAGCAGCCTGACTGCAGCGCTGCTTTTAACAAGGCAGGCAGCCGTCAGTGACTCACCACCCCTCCTCTCTCCAGCTCGGTACATGCCTGGACATAATCTGCTGGACATGTAGGAACAAATCCACTGTGGTGTTTCAGGCGGCCACAAGGTGGCAGTGTGACGGCTTCCTGAGGACTCTGGCGTTTCCTTATGTGAGGGTCAAACCTGTGCAAGGATCTGTTTTTGAGATCTGCACAATGACTTACTAGAGCAACGCTGATATAAATGTCTCCACACTAATCAAGTAAAGAGCAAACAAGCTCCTACCAGTTCATACTATTTTTGCTTTCCAATAAATTCAAAAGAAATCTTCCAATTATGACAAAAACCGAAATAAAAGTGATTCCGAACATTTAAACAAAGGTTCCTCTGTTTTGGGAGGAGTACTTCTTCTATATTTGGTGAGGTACACTGCTGAAGGAGAATGAATGAACGCCACTGTCTCCACCCTATCCCGGCACTGGACGTCATACTGGGAGGAGGCGCTCCAACCCAGAGTGGAATGATTCAAGCAGTGGCGGGAAGCAGGAGAGGAACCCGGCCCATTTTCTATCTTGCTCCACGTGAGTCTGCAGCTCGTGTCCAGCAGTCAAATCTGGGCTGTCACTTTCTGCAGGACCCACTCAACTCTGGCACGTGTGTAAAAATAACCCAACAAGTCCAGGTGACCCCTGAAGCTTGTAGATGGAAAGACTGACTGAGAAAACTAGATTTATATCAGCTAATCACACTAGAGAAGATGCATCTTGAATGAATGGGACGAGGGATTCAAACCTtatatggtttttaaaaaatgataaattaggCTACTTTTAGATACTAAAATCTCATACAGAGCTccgttttgtgttttctccagtctgattaaaagttaaagttatttttacttacATGTTGATTCAAATGAAGTCCAGTTCTTCTTCAGTGGTATCAAGtgagtctgtctgtctgtctgtctgtctgtccaccTCTTTGTTGTCTTCGACTCGGTTCCACAGCAATGATGATGAAGTTGGTTTTGATCTCCAATCCACACCCGCCACAAATCACACGTAAAACGCTACCGTCTCCTGCGAGGTTCTCCCAGTTTTCCCACAGCCATGCACACGGACTAAACTTTTATAAACTGCCGTGGAGTGGAAAGACCCTCCTCCAGAAGAGGCGGGGTCGGCTGTGCCCGCACACGTGGCCACGGTCCAGCAAAAACACGCGTTACACGTGAATGTTTGGCTCTGAAAGTGGTAGGAAATTCCTGCTCGCGACGTCTGGGTCCCGCACTGGCTCCTTTCCAGCTCCTCCACCCCGCGACTGAGCACAGTATCCTggatacgcacacacacacacacacccacacacacacacacacacacacatgcacgtttgcgcagctatctttgcggggactttccattgacttccattcatttctacagcctaaaccttatcCTTACCCTTACATTAAATAACAATTAAACAATTAACCTGCAGCTTTCCAACTAATCTGCCTACAATAATGCATTGCTCAGGGCTCGTGgtcattttgtcactttagaGGCTTGTCACAAACAAGAATGAAAATCTGGAACCTGATAACTTACACACTTGTCTCCAATTGTAAACAAAGTGTTTCTCCTCCCAGTTTTAGTGTTGAGTCCTGGTCGGCTTATTCCAGCAGTGAGTCACGCTCCAAACTCCCCGTGCTTTCCAGCACAAGTCGCGTCACTATTCAGCCCAGTTCCCAGCACATCGCCAATAAAAATCTATGCTGTGGATGCAGTTTTTAGTGGCCTGAATTCTCTCAGACAACAGAGGAGCCTTTGTTCATCAGGGACAAGAAATACTTGGAAGCTCTTCACATAAACTATGCAAAATGCACAGTAGAGCTACTATATTCAGTGGAGCTATGAGCTGGAATTACTGACTCAAAACATTCTTCTAAATTTGGACTGCTGAGTGAACACTTTCTTATCTTTCAGCTACAAAGTGTGGGGAGAATGCAATCTCCAGATAAATTGTTCCTACATTACATTAAACATGTTGTTTATGCTTTTATTCTGCATCCATTGTGAAAAATGCTTGGCAGATATAACATGTCTGCAGAAACGTGGTGTGAACATTTACTTTATGATTTACCCAAAGCGTTAGGCAATAAAACCTCTCACTGTAATTACTATGTAGTCCCAGTGAGATGATCTTGGTAGCTTACAGCTAAAATGAGGATAGAGGTTTGTATtctaattacaaaaatataaattaaattaagtttatgATCAGGTATTTCACCCAGATTCGCTTTGCTGTCATGTTATAACATGCAAAACAATTTATGAATGTAGGATTTTATGTAGTggataaagttgtttttgttttggtttcattcCCAATTTTGTCCATTTTCCAGTCCATTCACTGGTAATTTCTGTCAATCTGACTATATTTCAGCATATCTTGTGCAAATACAAGGTTGGATTCAGTTTCACTTGCTTGTAACTGTTTATCAAACAAAACTGCAGATTTTTCCAAGAAAACAAATCCTGGAGGGTtgcaatgtttgttttccctCCCTTTAAAAAGTGGCAGCTCAATATCTGCCATTGTGACTCTTTTAGACAAATTATCCAAAATCAGATGAATCAGTCTCTTAATGACTTCACAGCAaattctgttgatgacaccacATTTTAAAGGAATGAATCAATCagcttgagtttttttttagtttttttaaaagatcttgttttgttgtttcagtgtGAGTTTAACTGGAAGCAGGAGGAGGATTCAGGATATCGTGATGTCAGAGTTATTTTTGCCTTGAGAAGCAGCACTCCCCCACACCTGCAGCTATCCTCCCAAATTCCAGTCAAACTATTCCAGCCTCTCTCAAATATTTTGACTGGCCCAAGTGTTTGGGGGAAGGCAGTTTCTCTGTTTAGGTTAATGCTCTGCTAACTGACCCTAAATCTCCAATGATATACTGTAGACAATGTAACAGTGCAAATAAATATCTTGGAAAAATAAGCCATATAGTTTATTTACAGCTTTCACTTTCCAAACAACCAcaatcttaaatgtttttgcattaataAATATGGGAAAATTACCAATTTTTTGTCAAACAACCAAGTTGGACACTTTACTGTTGGTTCACTAGGTAACGC encodes:
- the cdkn1a gene encoding cyclin-dependent kinase inhibitor 1 isoform X1, which gives rise to MSSRLCPGMYRAGERRGGESLTAACLVKSSAAVRLLLHTGGVKQGRKMCRIMAPHKPMLSSLGGNRRVRRNLFGPVDRDQLQVEYQAALRKDLDEASKRWGFDFNSYKPLESSDFTWEGIPETRVPLLYRSCVPAEGLGPAGGAVPTKPARVEKENILQTPVKWKLQDLKKTPAKGDKAALKRKQTNITDFYQAKRRVVWKPRKSGE
- the cdkn1a gene encoding cyclin-dependent kinase inhibitor 1 isoform X2, producing MAPHKPMLSSLGGNRRVRRNLFGPVDRDQLQVEYQAALRKDLDEASKRWGFDFNSYKPLESSDFTWEGIPETRVPLLYRSCVPAEGLGPAGGAVPTKPARVEKENILQTPVKWKLQDLKKTPAKGDKAALKRKQTNITDFYQAKRRVVWKPRKSGE